The following coding sequences are from one Hymenobacter sp. DG25A window:
- a CDS encoding NYN domain-containing protein, producing MNQMNSPLIRIGVFYDGNYFLKISDYYYFQHERKARISLEGLHEFIRHQAAEDEDTDVRLCQITDAHFFRGRLSATEAREKDRLFHDRLLDDILMNLGITTHYMPLKTRDGRLQEKGIDVWLSLEALEMALHKSFDVIVLIAGDSDYLPLVKKLNTVGTRVMLLNWDFKYTDYKGENRVTRASQQLLDHATYPVAMHEVIDERLSKNDPLIEDLFVNQPEPAAYTAAPKPLRPAGPTAAGPVGSIGVSTIKNLKNGFGFVVMPPNNLFFSYADMAEGDFNDLQEGDWVEFTVGRNHRDEDCARNVRKVQPPIMNENEDDDSPQEEEEHESASSRY from the coding sequence ATGAATCAGATGAATAGCCCGCTGATCCGGATCGGTGTCTTTTATGACGGCAATTATTTCCTTAAGATCAGTGATTACTACTACTTTCAGCATGAGCGTAAGGCCCGCATTAGCCTGGAAGGACTGCACGAATTTATCCGCCATCAGGCAGCTGAAGACGAAGACACCGATGTCCGCTTGTGCCAGATTACCGACGCTCACTTCTTCCGCGGCCGCTTAAGCGCCACGGAAGCCCGCGAAAAAGACCGGTTATTTCATGACCGTCTGCTCGACGATATCCTGATGAACCTGGGCATCACCACCCACTACATGCCCCTGAAAACCCGCGACGGCCGTCTGCAGGAAAAGGGCATTGATGTGTGGCTGAGCCTGGAGGCCCTGGAAATGGCCCTGCACAAAAGCTTTGACGTGATTGTGCTGATTGCCGGCGACAGCGACTACCTGCCCCTGGTGAAGAAGCTCAACACCGTGGGAACCCGCGTAATGCTGCTCAACTGGGACTTTAAATACACGGACTACAAAGGTGAAAACCGCGTAACCCGCGCCTCCCAGCAGCTCCTCGACCATGCTACCTACCCCGTAGCCATGCACGAGGTAATTGATGAGCGCCTGAGCAAGAACGACCCGCTGATTGAGGACCTGTTCGTGAACCAGCCGGAGCCCGCGGCTTATACCGCTGCTCCCAAGCCGCTGCGCCCCGCCGGCCCTACGGCCGCCGGTCCGGTAGGCTCCATTGGCGTAAGCACCATCAAGAACCTGAAAAACGGGTTTGGCTTTGTGGTAATGCCCCCCAACAACCTGTTCTTCAGCTACGCTGATATGGCCGAAGGCGACTTCAACGACCTGCAGGAAGGCGACTGGGTGGAATTTACCGTTGGCCGCAACCACCGCGACGAGGACTGTGCCCGCAACGTGCGCAAAGTGCAGCCCCCTATTATGAATGAAAACGAAGACGACGATTCTCCCCAGGAGGAAGAAGAGCACGAGTCGGCTTCTTCGCGCTACTAA
- a CDS encoding YajQ family cyclic di-GMP-binding protein, giving the protein MASFDIVSKVDPQTLENAVNTAKKELQTRYDLRDTKGGMELDKKNNTIQLSSENSMRIKALEDILLTRIVKQGIDGTALDFTADELPSGALVKKTIKVRAGVDKDAGRKIIKAIKDAKLKVEAQMQDDQVRVSAKKIDDLQAVISLLRRTDIGQPLQFVNMKS; this is encoded by the coding sequence ATGGCTTCCTTCGATATCGTGAGCAAAGTAGATCCGCAAACCCTCGAAAATGCGGTGAATACGGCCAAAAAAGAACTGCAGACCCGCTACGACCTGCGCGACACCAAAGGCGGCATGGAACTCGATAAAAAGAACAACACCATCCAGCTCAGCTCCGAAAACTCCATGCGCATCAAAGCCCTGGAAGATATCCTGCTCACGCGCATCGTGAAGCAGGGCATCGACGGCACAGCCCTGGACTTCACGGCCGATGAGCTGCCCAGCGGGGCCCTGGTGAAGAAAACCATAAAGGTGCGGGCCGGGGTAGATAAGGATGCCGGCCGCAAAATCATCAAAGCCATCAAAGACGCCAAGCTGAAAGTGGAAGCCCAGATGCAGGACGACCAGGTGCGCGTATCGGCCAAGAAGATTGACGACCTGCAGGCCGTTATTTCCCTGCTGCGCCGCACCGATATCGGCCAGCCCCTGCAGTTTGTAAACATGAAGAGCTAA
- a CDS encoding metal-dependent hydrolase, translated as MRGSSHLAIGLITGVAVAGLVPGIPFSPAGIALAGFSALAPDLDHPSSRLSKRLGFAQNYVRWAFVLAGIGIAAYTHYMLLAVDRRMGFTTALAFGMVGAAMQGGSARKLALLFTGLCTVVAGLYTGMLWLSMLGTFVSVAPFTSHRTWTHTIWAAALWTYIGHLANQTLGWHGVALFAGGGYLSHLLADTLTKSGVKYFMPITDLAVKLPLIRTGSAMGNLLEVAVCGVYGAVVLLLIVSRMKF; from the coding sequence GTGCGCGGCTCTTCTCACCTGGCCATTGGCCTTATTACCGGCGTAGCCGTGGCCGGCCTGGTGCCGGGTATTCCCTTTTCGCCGGCCGGCATTGCCCTGGCAGGCTTCTCAGCCCTGGCCCCCGACCTGGACCACCCCAGCTCCCGCCTGAGCAAGCGCCTGGGCTTTGCCCAGAATTACGTGCGCTGGGCGTTTGTGCTGGCGGGCATTGGCATAGCTGCCTACACGCACTACATGCTGCTGGCCGTCGACCGGCGCATGGGCTTTACTACCGCGCTGGCTTTTGGTATGGTAGGAGCGGCCATGCAGGGCGGCTCGGCGCGCAAGCTGGCGCTCCTGTTCACGGGCCTGTGCACAGTGGTGGCGGGGCTGTATACCGGTATGCTCTGGCTGAGCATGCTGGGCACCTTTGTGTCTGTGGCCCCTTTCACCAGCCACCGCACCTGGACGCATACCATCTGGGCCGCGGCTCTCTGGACCTATATCGGGCACCTGGCCAACCAAACCCTTGGCTGGCATGGCGTAGCCCTGTTTGCCGGCGGCGGCTACCTTTCCCACCTGCTGGCCGATACGCTGACCAAGTCCGGCGTGAAGTATTTTATGCCCATTACCGATCTGGCTGTTAAATTGCCGCTCATCCGCACCGGCTCGGCTATGGGAAATTTGCTGGAAGTAGCAGTTTGCGGCGTATATGGTGCGGTGGTGTTGTTGCTGATAGTGAGCAGAATGAAATTCTAA
- a CDS encoding DUF962 domain-containing protein, with protein sequence MTARPLTFAEFYPRYLREHQQRGTRILHFIGTSLFLLCLMLGIVLQRPMLVLYGVVAAYGFAWIGHFFVEHNRPATFQHPWFSLRGDFRLYWDLVRGRERF encoded by the coding sequence ATGACGGCCCGGCCCCTGACTTTTGCGGAGTTCTACCCGCGCTACCTGCGCGAGCACCAGCAGCGCGGGACCCGTATCCTGCATTTCATCGGCACCAGCTTGTTTCTGCTCTGCCTTATGCTGGGCATAGTGCTGCAACGGCCCATGCTGGTGCTGTATGGCGTAGTGGCCGCTTATGGATTTGCCTGGATAGGTCACTTTTTTGTGGAGCACAACCGGCCTGCCACCTTCCAGCACCCATGGTTTTCCCTGCGCGGCGACTTCCGCCTGTACTGGGACTTGGTGCGCGGGCGGGAGCGGTTCTAA
- a CDS encoding TerC family protein, with amino-acid sequence MNFDFSVFSSANTWVSLLTLTFMEIVLGIDNIIFISIIVNRLPREQHARGRTIGLMLALLFRIGLLLSISWIVSLKDPLFNLPLPWMEGGWGVSGRDLILLGGGLFLIGKSTTEIHTKLQGEEEQATTGKVAASMGSVIIQIILIDIVFSFDSILTAVGLVDNVLIMILAVILSMAVMMIFSGMVADFVNRNPTIKMLALSFLIMIGVMLVMESFHKEIEKGYIYFAMFFSLLVEILNMRLRKKTEPVHLRDSQYD; translated from the coding sequence ATGAATTTCGACTTCTCCGTTTTCTCCAGTGCCAATACCTGGGTGAGCCTGCTCACGCTCACGTTCATGGAAATTGTGCTGGGTATTGATAACATCATCTTCATTTCCATCATCGTCAACCGGCTGCCGCGGGAGCAGCATGCCCGCGGGCGTACTATTGGCCTGATGCTGGCCCTGCTGTTCCGAATTGGCCTGCTACTGAGTATTTCCTGGATTGTGAGCCTGAAAGACCCCTTGTTTAACCTGCCGTTGCCGTGGATGGAAGGCGGTTGGGGCGTCTCGGGACGCGACCTTATTCTGCTGGGCGGCGGTTTATTCCTGATTGGGAAAAGCACCACCGAGATTCATACCAAGCTGCAGGGCGAGGAAGAGCAGGCCACTACCGGCAAAGTCGCCGCATCCATGGGCAGCGTCATCATCCAAATCATCCTGATTGATATTGTCTTCTCCTTTGACTCCATTCTGACGGCCGTAGGCCTGGTAGACAACGTGCTGATTATGATTCTGGCCGTTATCCTGTCTATGGCAGTGATGATGATTTTCTCGGGCATGGTGGCCGATTTCGTGAACCGCAACCCCACCATCAAAATGCTGGCTCTGTCTTTCCTGATTATGATTGGGGTGATGCTGGTGATGGAAAGCTTCCACAAGGAAATTGAGAAAGGATACATCTACTTCGCCATGTTCTTCTCCCTGTTGGTAGAAATACTGAATATGCGCCTGCGCAAGAAAACGGAGCCCGTGCACCTGCGCGACTCGCAGTACGACTAA
- a CDS encoding PaaI family thioesterase, whose product MDQLPDVATLVAIYNQMNQYGRINGMVLHVASPGEVKYTMTVRAEHLSSPGTCHGGVLAGLMDSVLGAAALSEAFTAGELVSTVEFKMNYLHPVRLHDTLVATAKVDHAGKTLLVATGDIYCATRELVVAKGMGTFNRYPADKRDFRKLLFPSADDEQE is encoded by the coding sequence ATGGACCAATTACCTGATGTAGCCACTCTGGTGGCTATTTACAACCAAATGAACCAATACGGCCGCATAAACGGCATGGTGCTGCACGTAGCCTCGCCCGGGGAAGTGAAGTACACCATGACAGTGCGCGCCGAGCACCTCAGCTCGCCGGGCACCTGCCACGGCGGGGTGCTGGCCGGCCTCATGGACTCGGTGCTGGGAGCAGCGGCCCTGTCGGAGGCCTTCACCGCGGGTGAGCTGGTATCTACGGTGGAGTTCAAGATGAACTACCTGCACCCGGTGCGCCTGCATGATACGCTGGTGGCCACGGCCAAAGTAGACCACGCCGGCAAAACCCTGCTGGTAGCTACCGGCGACATTTACTGCGCCACCCGCGAGCTAGTGGTAGCCAAGGGCATGGGCACCTTCAACCGCTACCCCGCCGACAAGCGCGACTTCCGCAAGCTGCTGTTCCCCTCCGCCGACGACGAGCAGGAATAA
- a CDS encoding GNAT family N-acetyltransferase, producing the protein MLPPVRTPHSPSDRAAYYQLRYEVLRQPWQQPPGSEHAEDDALPDTFHALVTAPDGTALGVGRVHTAAPGQAQVRFMAVHPSAQGQGVGRAVLEYLEAEARRRGLTECVLHAREQAVPFYQRLGYEVVAPSHTLFGSIPHFLMRKRL; encoded by the coding sequence ATGTTACCACCCGTTCGCACGCCCCACTCGCCCTCCGACCGGGCCGCTTATTACCAGCTTCGCTACGAAGTGCTGCGCCAGCCCTGGCAGCAGCCCCCCGGCTCTGAGCACGCCGAGGATGACGCCCTCCCAGACACCTTTCATGCCCTGGTAACCGCCCCGGATGGCACTGCCCTGGGCGTTGGGCGCGTGCACACGGCCGCACCCGGGCAGGCGCAGGTGCGCTTTATGGCCGTGCACCCCAGCGCACAGGGCCAGGGCGTGGGGCGGGCGGTGCTGGAGTATCTGGAAGCCGAAGCCCGGCGCCGTGGGCTGACTGAATGCGTGCTACACGCCCGCGAGCAGGCCGTGCCGTTTTATCAGCGGCTGGGCTATGAGGTGGTAGCGCCTTCGCACACGCTGTTTGGCAGCATTCCGCACTTTCTGATGCGCAAGCGGCTTTAG
- a CDS encoding T9SS type A sorting domain-containing protein yields the protein MKRHLLLLLGLCASGQTVSGQSNKLQRAPGHSTVCFATTQTGLTRVAPPEKFLQIRAGKARPTGTASITVTYHNFTPEAQKAFQYAVDIWEALLQSPVEIHIDATWKELAAGTLGSAGSTAYYRNFSGTPRTNAWFPVALAEKINGQDLNGASEPDVAASFNSKFDWYYGLDGKTPPDQYDLVTVVLHELGHGLGFVDSMDKDDQKKGSYGFSGLPSVYDSFIENTSGQRLTNETTFTNPSTQLGTQLTSAGLHFNSPLALEANKNVRPKLYAPATFSGGSSVSHLDETVYKAGTENSLMSPQIADGESNHQPGPLVLAMFNDMGWFNTAIRHTPLSDAETLKSYPVTAVIESDGTVTPGSVQLVYAANGGADATITLQPTGRANEYAGSIPKPAAGAKISYFLKASDNETKRTYTAPGAGTPGKPEQPRYEFVIGPDAEAPVVGHQPPAFLFTSQLPYQLVAEVTDNIGVARVYAEFKVNGQARPDVELTRQADGLYKGSLTTASGAINAGDVITYRIVAQDASQAKNLAYSPATGFHTVPVVDFKPAQAKYINDFNATATTDFVGNGFSIGKPTGFSNGAMNTEHPYADGTGPNQESNFIYQLLVPITVAADAAAATVTFDEIVLVEPGETGAAFGTPEFFDYVVVEGSTDNGQTWTPLADGYDARANAVWLAEWNKGTSGNNSTGTGTPALYKERKLNLRDKFSAGEVVKLRFRLFADAGAHGWGWAVDNLYIQTPRPLPIAAASGLSVFPNPSSGQFTVSTQLDKSVTSAPLVVYNQLGKAVRHMTVTAVQGRVEEPISLHNLAAGIYYVTIGTDSNRQTQRLMIQQ from the coding sequence ATGAAAAGACACTTACTTCTACTGCTAGGTCTGTGCGCATCGGGCCAGACGGTATCGGGCCAATCCAATAAGCTACAGCGGGCACCGGGGCACAGTACAGTATGCTTTGCTACCACCCAAACGGGGCTGACGCGGGTAGCGCCCCCGGAAAAATTTCTTCAGATCCGGGCCGGAAAAGCCCGCCCCACCGGCACGGCTTCCATCACCGTAACCTACCACAACTTCACGCCGGAGGCCCAGAAGGCATTTCAGTATGCCGTGGATATCTGGGAAGCCTTGCTGCAGAGTCCGGTAGAGATTCACATTGATGCTACCTGGAAAGAGCTGGCGGCTGGTACGCTGGGCTCGGCCGGTTCTACTGCTTACTACCGTAACTTCAGCGGCACGCCTAGAACCAATGCCTGGTTTCCGGTAGCGCTGGCGGAGAAAATCAATGGCCAGGATCTGAATGGCGCCTCGGAGCCGGATGTTGCCGCCAGCTTCAACAGCAAATTTGACTGGTATTACGGGCTGGACGGCAAAACTCCGCCCGACCAGTACGACCTGGTTACCGTGGTGCTGCACGAGTTGGGCCACGGCCTGGGCTTTGTGGATAGCATGGACAAGGATGACCAGAAAAAAGGCAGCTACGGCTTCAGCGGCCTGCCCTCGGTGTATGATTCGTTTATTGAAAACACCAGTGGCCAGCGCCTGACCAACGAAACAACCTTCACCAATCCATCCACGCAGCTGGGTACCCAGCTCACCAGTGCCGGCCTGCATTTCAACAGCCCATTGGCCCTGGAGGCCAACAAAAACGTGCGGCCCAAGCTATATGCGCCGGCTACGTTTAGCGGCGGCTCCAGCGTTTCTCACCTGGATGAGACGGTGTATAAGGCGGGCACTGAAAACTCGTTGATGTCGCCGCAAATTGCGGATGGGGAATCCAACCATCAGCCAGGGCCGCTGGTGCTGGCTATGTTCAACGACATGGGCTGGTTTAACACGGCCATCCGGCACACGCCCCTGTCCGACGCAGAAACCCTGAAGAGCTACCCCGTAACGGCCGTTATTGAATCAGATGGCACCGTAACTCCGGGCTCCGTCCAGCTGGTGTATGCCGCCAATGGCGGGGCCGATGCCACCATCACGCTGCAGCCCACCGGCCGCGCCAACGAGTATGCCGGCAGCATTCCCAAGCCGGCGGCCGGGGCTAAAATCAGCTACTTCCTGAAGGCCTCCGACAACGAAACCAAGCGCACGTACACGGCCCCCGGCGCGGGCACGCCCGGCAAGCCGGAGCAGCCGCGCTACGAGTTTGTCATTGGCCCCGATGCCGAAGCCCCCGTGGTAGGCCACCAGCCGCCGGCCTTCCTGTTTACCTCCCAGCTGCCCTACCAACTGGTAGCGGAAGTAACCGACAATATTGGGGTGGCGCGGGTGTATGCCGAGTTCAAAGTAAACGGCCAGGCCCGCCCCGATGTGGAGCTGACCCGCCAGGCCGATGGCCTGTATAAAGGCAGCCTCACCACCGCCAGCGGCGCCATTAATGCCGGCGACGTTATTACCTACCGTATTGTGGCGCAGGATGCCTCCCAGGCCAAAAACTTGGCTTATAGCCCTGCCACCGGCTTCCACACGGTGCCCGTAGTGGACTTCAAGCCGGCCCAGGCCAAGTACATCAACGATTTTAACGCCACTGCTACCACTGACTTTGTTGGCAACGGCTTCTCCATTGGTAAGCCCACCGGCTTCAGCAATGGCGCTATGAATACGGAGCACCCATACGCTGATGGAACCGGGCCCAACCAGGAAAGCAACTTTATCTATCAGCTGCTGGTGCCCATTACGGTGGCCGCGGATGCCGCTGCCGCTACCGTCACCTTTGATGAGATAGTATTGGTAGAGCCCGGCGAAACCGGCGCCGCCTTCGGTACCCCCGAGTTCTTCGATTACGTGGTAGTGGAAGGTAGCACCGACAACGGCCAGACCTGGACGCCCCTGGCCGATGGCTACGATGCCCGCGCCAATGCCGTCTGGCTGGCGGAATGGAATAAAGGCACCAGTGGCAACAACTCTACCGGCACCGGTACGCCCGCCCTATATAAGGAGCGCAAACTCAACCTGCGCGATAAATTCTCGGCCGGAGAAGTGGTGAAGCTGCGCTTCCGCCTGTTTGCCGACGCCGGCGCCCACGGTTGGGGCTGGGCCGTAGATAACCTCTACATCCAGACGCCGCGCCCCCTGCCTATTGCAGCGGCCAGCGGCCTGAGCGTATTCCCCAACCCCAGCAGCGGCCAGTTTACCGTCAGCACGCAGCTGGACAAGTCCGTGACCAGTGCGCCCTTGGTGGTGTATAACCAGCTGGGCAAAGCCGTACGCCACATGACGGTAACCGCCGTGCAGGGGCGCGTGGAAGAACCCATTAGTCTGCATAATCTGGCGGCGGGTATCTATTATGTCACCATCGGTACTGATAGCAACCGGCAGACGCAGCGGCTGATGATTCAGCAGTAG
- a CDS encoding M36 family metallopeptidase: MRTTSTLLCRLLVVGLLLALPQLATAQSFSADYARQYLASHRAQLGLTEADVAAPVVTDTYTDAHNGVSHVYLRQQYQGLEVLGTEMGLHFDGKGGLLTQTGNFVPDLASKAPAPTATVSAPAATAAAAQVLHLTPTAQQSSPAQSRSTRLTLYDAALSTEEIPTQLAYAAQPDGSVKLVWQLVLHPPKTTHQWSLQVDATTGKVLKRRDRNPQEKLAPPTSPTVAIPTLPASRAAARPSGTDATYNVFAVPVEAPGFGPRSLARNPADTKASPYGWHDNNGVTGPEYTTTRGNNTSTYIPSSATSAIYFADGGSGLNFDFTYDAQKSAVTNKNAALTQLFYLNNIMHDISFQYGFTEAGGNFQTKNYTGQGLGADPVRAVAQDPDGVYNAYFSAAADGKSSAMHMFLWPGVTTFKVTSPSAIAGQYPVIVGDIGPALPAGTPLTGKLVLVNDGSAAPTLGCNAPLKNAAALKGNIAVIDRGSCTFVEKVEAAQSAGAIAALVINNQPDTLITMSGDYKLSIPSVFMRLADGNLLKERLKAGETVTISMDTPIGRDGAFDNAVVAHEYTHGISIRLTGGPATVECLNNQEQMGEGWSDFFALWLTTKPGDTGTTPRSIGTYVMGQATSGVGIRGKLYSTDMAVNNYTYAIIGTPPFDEEHAIGEVWASVLWDLNWEMIKQYGYSTDLYRGTGGNNKTMQLVMDGLKLQKCSPGFLDGRDAILAADKAYFKSANQALIWRVFARRGMGSDAVQGNSDNLKDNKAGYAMPAVLATTKELAASSVELYPNPAQNLLTLRTFGLGNAPVQVALYSVLGTEVLRESFTAAQAQRGSQLALGNLANGVYMVRISTPDGALTRKVVVQH, encoded by the coding sequence GTGCGTACAACTTCTACCCTGCTGTGCAGGCTGTTGGTGGTGGGGCTGCTGCTGGCGCTTCCTCAACTGGCTACTGCCCAATCTTTTTCCGCTGACTATGCTCGGCAGTACCTGGCCAGCCACCGCGCGCAGCTGGGCCTGACGGAAGCCGATGTAGCGGCCCCGGTCGTAACAGATACCTATACCGATGCCCACAACGGGGTTTCGCACGTGTATCTGCGCCAGCAGTACCAGGGTCTTGAAGTGCTGGGCACCGAGATGGGCCTGCACTTTGATGGCAAAGGAGGGCTGCTCACGCAAACGGGAAATTTTGTCCCGGATTTGGCCAGCAAAGCCCCCGCTCCAACGGCCACGGTATCCGCTCCGGCGGCTACGGCGGCGGCGGCGCAGGTATTGCACCTCACGCCTACCGCGCAGCAATCTTCTCCGGCGCAAAGCCGCTCCACCCGCCTTACGCTGTATGATGCGGCCCTTTCCACGGAGGAAATTCCCACCCAGCTGGCCTATGCCGCGCAGCCTGATGGCAGCGTGAAGCTGGTATGGCAGCTGGTGCTGCACCCACCCAAAACCACCCACCAGTGGAGCCTTCAGGTAGATGCCACTACCGGGAAAGTACTAAAGCGCCGGGACCGGAATCCGCAGGAGAAGCTGGCGCCGCCCACTTCCCCCACGGTGGCTATTCCTACCCTACCCGCCAGCCGGGCAGCGGCCCGCCCCTCGGGCACCGATGCTACCTACAATGTATTTGCCGTTCCGGTGGAGGCCCCGGGCTTTGGGCCCCGCAGTCTGGCGCGCAACCCCGCCGACACGAAAGCCTCGCCCTATGGCTGGCATGATAATAACGGCGTAACCGGCCCGGAGTACACCACTACCCGCGGCAACAATACCTCCACCTATATCCCCAGCAGCGCTACCTCTGCCATTTACTTTGCGGATGGGGGCTCTGGTCTCAACTTTGATTTTACCTATGACGCCCAGAAGTCGGCCGTTACCAACAAGAATGCCGCGCTGACTCAGCTGTTCTACCTGAACAACATCATGCACGACATCTCCTTTCAGTATGGCTTTACGGAGGCTGGCGGCAATTTTCAGACAAAAAACTACACCGGCCAGGGCCTAGGCGCCGACCCGGTCAGGGCGGTGGCCCAGGACCCCGATGGCGTCTACAATGCCTATTTCTCGGCGGCAGCGGATGGCAAGAGCTCGGCTATGCACATGTTCCTGTGGCCCGGTGTTACCACTTTCAAAGTAACCAGCCCGTCAGCCATTGCCGGGCAGTACCCGGTGATAGTAGGCGATATTGGGCCGGCTTTGCCCGCCGGCACGCCACTTACCGGCAAACTTGTTTTGGTAAATGATGGAAGTGCCGCTCCCACGCTGGGCTGCAACGCCCCCCTGAAAAATGCGGCCGCGCTGAAAGGCAATATTGCCGTGATTGACCGAGGCTCCTGCACTTTTGTAGAAAAAGTAGAAGCGGCCCAGAGTGCCGGCGCCATTGCTGCCTTGGTCATCAATAACCAGCCTGATACGCTGATTACCATGAGCGGAGACTATAAGCTCAGCATTCCAAGTGTATTTATGCGCCTGGCCGACGGCAACCTCCTCAAGGAGCGCCTGAAGGCCGGCGAAACAGTAACCATCAGCATGGACACGCCGATAGGAAGGGATGGGGCATTTGATAATGCTGTGGTAGCGCACGAGTACACCCACGGTATTTCCATTCGCCTCACGGGTGGGCCGGCCACAGTAGAGTGTCTGAACAACCAGGAGCAGATGGGCGAAGGCTGGAGCGACTTTTTCGCGCTGTGGCTGACCACTAAACCCGGCGATACGGGCACCACGCCCCGCAGCATTGGCACCTACGTTATGGGGCAGGCCACCAGCGGTGTGGGCATCCGGGGCAAGCTCTACAGCACCGATATGGCCGTGAACAACTACACCTACGCCATTATTGGCACCCCTCCCTTCGACGAGGAGCACGCCATTGGGGAAGTGTGGGCCTCTGTACTCTGGGATCTGAACTGGGAGATGATTAAGCAATACGGCTACAGCACCGACCTGTACCGGGGCACCGGCGGCAACAACAAAACCATGCAGCTGGTGATGGATGGCCTGAAGCTGCAGAAATGCAGCCCCGGCTTCCTGGACGGCCGCGACGCCATTCTGGCCGCTGATAAAGCTTACTTTAAAAGTGCTAACCAGGCCCTGATCTGGCGGGTATTTGCCCGCCGGGGTATGGGCAGTGATGCCGTGCAGGGCAACAGTGACAACCTGAAGGATAACAAAGCCGGCTATGCTATGCCGGCCGTGCTGGCCACTACCAAAGAGCTGGCCGCTTCCTCCGTAGAGCTGTACCCCAACCCGGCGCAGAATCTGCTCACGCTCCGCACGTTTGGGCTGGGCAATGCCCCCGTGCAGGTAGCCCTCTATTCCGTGCTGGGCACGGAGGTGCTGCGCGAGTCGTTTACTGCGGCGCAGGCACAGCGGGGCAGCCAGCTGGCGTTGGGCAACCTGGCCAATGGCGTATATATGGTGCGCATCTCTACCCCCGATGGGGCGCTTACCCGCAAAGTGGTAGTGCAGCACTAA
- a CDS encoding RNA methyltransferase: protein MRKLSMEELNRLTVADFKNTQKFPLTLVLDNVRSLHNVGAAFRTADAFAIEKMWLCGITGRPPQREITKTALGSTESVVWEYAASTLEVVRQLQAAGYVVVAVEQTTGSLLLPAFELEPGRPYALVMGNEVFGVDDEVLAQCDAAVEIPQFGTKHSLNVSVAAGVVLWDFLTKMGFQAPVR, encoded by the coding sequence ATGCGCAAACTTTCCATGGAAGAGCTGAACCGGCTGACGGTGGCAGACTTCAAAAATACGCAAAAATTCCCCCTCACTTTAGTACTTGATAACGTGCGCAGCCTGCATAATGTGGGGGCAGCCTTCCGCACGGCCGATGCCTTTGCTATTGAGAAAATGTGGCTCTGCGGCATTACGGGCCGCCCGCCCCAGCGCGAAATTACCAAAACGGCGCTGGGCAGCACGGAGTCGGTGGTGTGGGAATACGCGGCTTCCACGCTGGAAGTAGTGCGGCAGCTGCAGGCCGCGGGCTACGTGGTGGTGGCCGTGGAGCAGACTACCGGCAGCCTGCTACTGCCCGCCTTTGAGCTGGAGCCCGGCCGGCCCTACGCGCTGGTGATGGGCAACGAGGTATTTGGGGTGGATGATGAGGTGCTGGCCCAGTGTGATGCCGCCGTGGAAATTCCGCAGTTCGGCACCAAGCACTCACTCAACGTCTCGGTGGCGGCCGGGGTAGTGCTCTGGGATTTTCTCACCAAGATGGGCTTTCAGGCGCCGGTTCGCTAA